The Prevotella fusca JCM 17724 genome includes a window with the following:
- a CDS encoding transposase family protein has translation MKRPEDILAKLLLQNNDDREIDRVTCDDSADEIHITLKYRHDTIHVNGKEFPIFDFRHERSWRHLDMWQYKTILEARVPRYRDGDGIKSVPVPWAMPNSRLSWLMEKKR, from the coding sequence ATGAAGAGACCAGAAGACATCTTAGCCAAGCTGCTCCTCCAAAACAATGATGACAGGGAAATCGATCGTGTGACATGTGATGACTCCGCTGATGAGATACACATCACCCTCAAATATCGCCATGACACCATCCATGTTAATGGGAAGGAATTCCCTATATTTGACTTCCGTCACGAACGGAGTTGGAGGCACTTGGACATGTGGCAGTACAAGACGATTCTTGAAGCCCGAGTCCCCCGATACCGGGATGGAGATGGGATCAAGAGCGTCCCCGTTCCGTGGGCAATGCCGAACTCCCGGCTGTCTTGGTTGATGGAAAAAAAACGGTAG
- a CDS encoding homoserine O-succinyltransferase, protein MSLRLPSGLPAIEILKRENIFVGDGQQEEETVNRRLRIVLLNLMPLKVITETDFVRLLSNSPLQLEISFMKLKSHVSKHTAAEHMERFYHDFEKLSKEKFDGMIVTGAPVEGMPFEEVDYWTELQEIFNWARENVGSTLYICWAAQAGLYHFYGVPKFPLEKKMFGIFPTVSLKPELPLFRGFDDVFRMPQSRHTEIRRGDIERVDDLEVIAESEESGVSVVRSRSRREFFITGHLEYAPDTLDTEYHRDLGKRDDVEVPKYYYREDDPSKGPLVTWRAHANLLFTNWLSWVVDIE, encoded by the coding sequence ATGTCATTAAGATTACCCAGCGGACTTCCCGCTATTGAGATATTAAAACGTGAGAACATCTTTGTAGGAGATGGGCAGCAAGAGGAAGAGACGGTAAACCGACGACTTCGTATTGTCTTGCTCAATCTCATGCCATTGAAAGTAATTACGGAAACAGACTTTGTACGCCTGCTTTCCAATAGTCCTTTGCAGTTGGAAATAAGTTTCATGAAACTAAAAAGCCATGTGTCAAAGCATACTGCAGCGGAACACATGGAACGTTTCTATCATGATTTTGAAAAACTCAGCAAGGAGAAGTTCGATGGGATGATTGTCACTGGTGCGCCTGTTGAGGGTATGCCTTTTGAGGAGGTGGATTACTGGACAGAACTACAGGAAATATTCAATTGGGCTCGTGAGAACGTGGGCTCAACGCTTTACATCTGTTGGGCGGCACAGGCAGGACTCTATCATTTCTATGGTGTTCCGAAGTTCCCATTGGAAAAAAAGATGTTTGGTATCTTCCCGACAGTTTCATTGAAACCTGAACTGCCACTCTTCCGGGGCTTTGACGATGTCTTCCGTATGCCTCAGAGCCGTCATACGGAGATACGGCGTGGGGACATAGAACGGGTAGATGACCTTGAAGTCATCGCTGAGTCAGAGGAAAGCGGAGTGTCTGTCGTGAGGTCACGCAGCAGGCGTGAGTTCTTTATCACAGGTCATCTGGAGTATGCTCCCGACACACTTGACACAGAATACCACCGTGATCTTGGCAAGCGTGATGATGTGGAGGTTCCGAAGTATTATTATCGTGAGGACGACCCATCTAAAGGTCCGCTTGTCACTTGGCGTGCACATGCCAACTTGCTGTTCACAAATTGGCTGAGCTGGGTGGTGGATATTGAATGA